Proteins from a single region of Parasedimentitalea psychrophila:
- a CDS encoding delta-class carbonic anhydrase gives MFKLNFWLCVSAAMIGSAALAAGDDHPVSDEVIAEQRAALAAATDGMGYGPQSPRDIDAHNGANHRAFGTAPAVTQMALCDIHFHENAEHKGGEFTTFAGNGDGHGYGTGFKYNGVLTEAELAPIDLPVGESKHGDLVPGDTIEIHFVHSTAQATLGNSLATCLSDAIGNPQLRVETVVAVLVSEGGADFTEVAHIGEINGLNQVPNLPTDLGEPVVYDGSTTGPGYNEKGSPFQVTWSVRPNVLKLSIASVGEWLHDNSFSEDHAHGVRNLLINPDLLSQIY, from the coding sequence ATGTTCAAATTAAATTTCTGGCTCTGCGTATCGGCCGCAATGATCGGCTCCGCAGCTTTGGCCGCAGGTGACGACCACCCCGTATCGGATGAAGTGATAGCTGAGCAGCGCGCAGCGCTCGCTGCCGCCACCGACGGCATGGGATATGGCCCACAGTCGCCACGCGATATCGATGCACATAATGGCGCCAACCATCGTGCGTTCGGCACCGCGCCTGCGGTAACTCAGATGGCGCTTTGCGACATCCATTTCCACGAGAACGCCGAGCACAAGGGCGGTGAATTCACAACCTTTGCCGGAAATGGCGACGGTCACGGATATGGCACTGGCTTCAAGTACAACGGCGTGCTGACCGAGGCGGAATTGGCTCCTATCGATTTGCCAGTCGGCGAAAGCAAGCATGGCGACCTTGTTCCGGGCGATACCATCGAGATTCACTTTGTTCATTCCACCGCGCAGGCGACTCTTGGCAATAGTCTTGCCACATGCCTGAGCGATGCCATCGGCAACCCGCAATTGCGCGTCGAAACCGTCGTTGCGGTGCTGGTATCCGAGGGCGGAGCCGACTTTACCGAAGTGGCTCATATCGGAGAGATTAACGGCCTGAACCAGGTTCCTAACCTGCCGACTGATCTGGGTGAACCGGTCGTCTACGACGGCTCGACCACCGGCCCTGGCTACAATGAAAAAGGCTCGCCCTTTCAGGTGACCTGGAGCGTGCGCCCGAATGTCTTGAAGCTAAGCATTGCTTCGGTAGGCGAGTGGTTGCATGACAACTCCTTCAGCGAAGATCATGCCCATGGCGTGAGGAATTTGCTCATCAATCCCGACCTTCTGTCGCAGATCTACTAA
- a CDS encoding IS3 family transposase (programmed frameshift) — protein MAPRPSEEFKRDAVRIALTSGLTRRQASSDLGVGMSTLCKWIRTYRDADVVSKEDQELANENERLRRENRLLREERELLKKGNNLLCGPKQMRFSFVEKHRNSIPTERLCRIVDVTPRGYRAWRKRPACQRQRGDMVLLAHIREQHRLSLQSYGRPRMVEELKELGLDIGHRRVGRLMRQNGISVVRTRKYKATTDSNHKFNITPNLLNRNFSADRPNQKWVVDISYIWTREGWLYLAVVLDLYSRRVVGWAVSNRMKRDLAIRALNMAITLRRPPKGCIHHSDRGSQYCSQDYQKILRRYGFKVSMSGKGNCYDNAAMETFFKTIKAELIWRHSWQTRRAAEIAIFEYINGFYNPRRRHSALGWKSPLAFEKIAA, from the exons ATGGCACCACGACCATCCGAAGAATTCAAACGCGACGCAGTGCGGATCGCACTGACCAGCGGGCTGACCCGCCGACAGGCGTCCTCCGATCTTGGGGTTGGTATGTCCACCCTGTGCAAGTGGATCAGAACCTATCGTGACGCGGACGTTGTTTCGAAAGAGGATCAGGAACTGGCCAATGAGAACGAGCGCCTTCGCCGGGAAAACCGCCTTCTACGTGAGGAGAGGGAGCTGCTAAAAAAAG GCAACAATCTTCTTTGCGGACCAAAGCAAATGAGGTTTTCATTTGTTGAAAAGCACCGCAATAGCATTCCCACAGAGCGACTTTGCCGGATTGTGGATGTCACCCCACGTGGCTACCGAGCCTGGCGCAAACGCCCTGCCTGCCAGCGTCAACGTGGGGATATGGTTCTGTTGGCCCACATCCGGGAGCAGCACCGCCTGAGTTTGCAGAGCTACGGCCGACCGAGAATGGTCGAAGAACTGAAAGAGCTTGGTCTGGATATTGGTCACCGCCGTGTCGGCCGATTGATGCGCCAGAACGGCATATCTGTTGTCAGAACCCGTAAGTACAAGGCCACAACGGACAGCAATCACAAGTTCAACATCACGCCAAACCTGCTGAACCGGAACTTCTCAGCAGATCGACCCAATCAAAAATGGGTTGTTGATATCAGCTACATCTGGACCCGCGAGGGCTGGCTCTATCTGGCCGTGGTTCTGGACCTGTACTCCAGGCGCGTGGTCGGTTGGGCTGTCAGCAACCGGATGAAGCGCGATCTGGCCATACGGGCGCTGAACATGGCCATAACCCTGCGCAGGCCGCCCAAAGGATGCATCCATCATTCTGATAGGGGCAGCCAATATTGCTCGCAGGATTACCAGAAAATCCTGCGCCGGTATGGCTTCAAGGTATCCATGAGCGGCAAGGGTAATTGCTATGATAACGCCGCAATGGAAACCTTCTTCAAAACCATCAAAGCGGAATTGATCTGGCGGCACTCTTGGCAAACCCGCAGGGCTGCTGAGATCGCCATCTTCGAGTACATTAATGGGTTCTATAATCCCCGCCGGAGACACTCGGCATTAGGCTGGAAAAGTCCCTTGGCTTTTGAAAAGATCGCCGCCTAA